The Terriglobia bacterium genomic sequence CAAACTGACGCCCCACCGCGAACTCATCCTCGAAACATTTCTCGAAAACGAAGGCCACCGCAGCGTCGAAGACATCTACCATTCCGTCAAAGCCATCGATCCGCGCATCGGCTATACCACCGTGTACCGCATGATGAAGTTGCTGATGCTGTGCGGTCTCGCACGGGAAATCGAACTCGCAGACGGCATGACGCGGTACGAGCATCTGTTCAATCATCAGCATCACGACCACATGATCTGCATGGAATGCGGCCAATCGATCGAGTTCTACAATCCGGAAATCGAATCGCTGCAGGATGCCGCATCCGCGCAGCTGGGATTTCAGGTGCTGGACCACAAACTGCAAATCTACGGTGTCTGCCGCGACTGCCGCGACTGCCGCGCCTGACGGTGCAGTAAATCCAGTGCGCAACGGATTGCGGAGGCCATCCCTGTTGCATCCGCAATATTCTTTCCGGCGATCTGGAAGGCGGTTCCATGATCAGGTGACGTCCGAATGTAGGGAAGCCCAAGCGTGACATTGGTGGAATCGCGGTGGGCGATGAGTTTGACCGGAATCAAGCCCTGATCGTGATACGGAGCAATCACCACATCGAATTCTCCGGAGTGCGCGCGGTAGTACAGACTGTCTGCAGAATGCGGACCGGAAACAGGAATTCCCAATGCGGCACAGGCCCGGACAGCGGGCTGCAGGATCTCCATGTCTTCGCTGCCGAACATGCCCCCTTCGCCGGCGTGCGGGTTGATGGCGGCAATCGCGATCCGCGGATTTTCGAATCCGAATCGATGCATCTCGCGATGGACGAATGGGATCAGTTCGGTGTATTGCTTTGTCGATATCGCTGCCAATGCATTCCGCAGCGGCAGGTGCACGGTGGCCAGGACGACTTTAAACGTTGGCGCGAAAAACGCCATTGCGAATTGGGCAACTCCAGAGCGGGCGGCAAGGAATTCAGTTTGGCCTTTGAACTCCGGGCCGATCGCGGCTTTGCTCACCGGCGCCGTTACAATGGCATCGATGGCACCCTGCACTGCGGCATCGCTCGCGGCTTCAAGGCAGGCGCGCGCGCGATTTCCGGAGCGAAGGCTCGGCTCGCCCCAGGGAATGGGTGCCGAAGCGCCAGGGACGTCGATCAGGAACAGGAGCGGTTCGTCGGTCACTTCGGTGAGGCCGGAAATCCA encodes the following:
- a CDS encoding Fur family transcriptional regulator, with the translated sequence MKALRPEMQVFLDYLQANKLKLTPHRELILETFLENEGHRSVEDIYHSVKAIDPRIGYTTVYRMMKLLMLCGLAREIELADGMTRYEHLFNHQHHDHMICMECGQSIEFYNPEIESLQDAASAQLGFQVLDHKLQIYGVCRDCRDCRA
- the pdxA gene encoding 4-hydroxythreonine-4-phosphate dehydrogenase PdxA — protein: MTPIIGISAGDPAGIGLEVTVKALPQFLGAARYVLFTDRLHFERSRFGDLRFRWISGLTEVTDEPLLFLIDVPGASAPIPWGEPSLRSGNRARACLEAASDAAVQGAIDAIVTAPVSKAAIGPEFKGQTEFLAARSGVAQFAMAFFAPTFKVVLATVHLPLRNALAAISTKQYTELIPFVHREMHRFGFENPRIAIAAINPHAGEGGMFGSEDMEILQPAVRACAALGIPVSGPHSADSLYYRAHSGEFDVVIAPYHDQGLIPVKLIAHRDSTNVTLGLPYIRTSPDHGTAFQIAGKNIADATGMASAIRCALDLLHRQARQSRQSRQTP